The following proteins come from a genomic window of Ictalurus furcatus strain D&B chromosome 26, Billie_1.0, whole genome shotgun sequence:
- the LOC128601715 gene encoding zinc finger protein ZFP2-like isoform X1: MPRTQAHDPAHSQVEDVPTRTSGETSNFEQNELLDDEFGSDESGRCLKEESLELNSEDDDGDGNDLDRLNIICIKEEDPEDDDYLYCEVCKCFFVNKCEVHGPALFVPDAPVPMGVAERARRTLPPGLEIRKSDVPDAGLGVFNKGETVPVGAHFGPYQGDPVDREEAMNSGYSWVIYKDRQREEYVDATNEIHANWMRYVNCACTDEDQNLMAFQYQGGIFYRCCRPIKPGQELLVGYEEEYAKDLSPAFEYLWNKKCSTNEMNGILSQPFSCSLCALSYTSLFHFHKHIKRCHCEEYVRLMNSGAFTYEILNLMPTDSSNSHQIGAESSGTLCVTASNSQMQIETFHCSDCGESFIRQSDLKLHQLVHTGKKIKLYQCSYCGKNFTQASYLRRHQRMHTGERPYHCSHCGKSFAQQGNFRTHLRIHTGEKPYHCSECGRGFTRQNALQLHQRIHTGERPYQCSECGKTFIQKINLQIHQRIHTGEKPYHCSECGRGFTHPTSLQDHQRIHTGEKPYQCSQCGKRFSQQSTLHIHQHVHTRDKPYKCSHCKKSFTHQSLLQQHQSFHTGEKLYHCSQCGKSFAYQRTFRRHQRVHTGQKPYCCSQCGKSFSEMGNFQKHQRIHTGEKPYHCSECGKKFAQLGGFQRHQRIHTGEKPYRCSECGMSFAYQSTLQRHQSVHTGEKLYSCSQCGKSFNYLEGFQIHQRIHTGEKPYQCSQCGKSFTCKSNLRQHQRIHTGEKPYQCSQCGKSFTCRSNLRQHQRVHTKEGSHTAT, from the exons GTTGAAGATGTGCCGACTCGTACGAGCGGAGAGACGTCAAACTTCGAACAGAACGAACTTCTCGACGACGAGTTTGGATCCGACGAGTCTG GACGCTGCTTGAAGGAAGAGTCTTTGGAGCTGAACAGCGAGGATGATGACGGTGATGGAAACGATCTCGACAGACTGAACATCATCTGCATTAAGGAGGAAGATCCCGAAGATGACGACTACCTAT ACTGCGAGGTTTGCAAATGCTTTTTCGTCAACAAGTGCGAGGTTCACGGTCCCGCTCTGTTCGTTCCTGACGCTCCGGTTCCCATGGGGGTGGCGGAGCGTGCCAGACGAACCCTTCCGCCTGGACTTGAGATTCGGAAGTCCGACGTTCCCGATGCCGGCCTGGGGGTGTTTAATAAGGGAGAGACGGTTCCAGTTGGAGCACACTTCGGACCCTACCAGGGAGATCCGGTAGACCGAGAGGAAGCGATGAACAGTGGTTATTCATGGGTG ATATACAAGGACAGGCAGCGTGAGGAATATGTAGACGCTACGAATGAGATTCATGCTAACTGGATGAG GTACGTGAATTGCGCTTGTACTGATGAGGATCAGAATCTCATGGCATTTCAGTACCAAGGAGGGATTTTCTACCGCTGCTGTCGACCCATCAAACCAGGACAGGAGCTTCTAGTTGGCTACGAAGAGGAATATGCCAAAGATCTCAGTCCTGCATTCGAATACCTTTGGAACAAAAAGTGTTCCACAAATG AGATGAATGGCATCCTGTCGCAGCCCTTCTCCTGCTCCTTGTGCGCACTTTCCTATACATCTCTAtttcacttccacaaacacatcAAGAGGTGCCACTGTGAGGAGTATGTGAGACTGATGAATTCAGGGGCGTTTACATACGAGATATTAAATCTGATGCCTACCGACAGCTCCAATAGTCATCAAATTGGCGCTGAGTCCTCTGGTACTTTGTGTGTTACAGCCTCTAACAGTCAAATGCAGATAGAAACGTTCCACTGCTCAGACTGTGGAGAGAGTTTTATCCGTCAGAGCGATCTCAAACTGCACCAGCTCGTTCACACGGGAAAGAAGATCAAGTTGTATCAGTGCTCGTACTGCGGGAAAAACTTTACTCAGGCAAGTTATCTCCGACGACACCAGCGCATGCACACGGGAGAGCGGCCGTACCATTGCTCGCACTGCGGGAAGAGTTTTGCTCAACAAGGTAACTTCCGAACGCACCTGcgcattcacacgggagagaagccctatcactgctcagagtgcGGTCGGGGTTTTACTCGCCAAAACGCTCTCCAGCtccaccagcgcattcacaccggAGAGAGGCCATATCAGTGCTCAGAGTGCGGGAAAACGTTTATTCAAAAGATCAACCTCCAaatacaccagcgcattcacaccggTGAGAAGCCATACCACTGCTCGGAGTGTGGAAGGGGTTTTACTCACCCAACATCTCTCCAGGaccaccagcgcattcacacgggagagaagccgtatcagtgtTCGCAGTGTGGGAAGAGGTTTTCGCAACAGAGTACCCTCCACATACACCAGCACGTTCACACACGAGACAAACCGTATAAGTGTTCACATTGTAAGAAGAGTTTTACTCACCAGAGTCTTCTTCAACAACACCAGAGCTTTCACACGGGCGAGAAGCTGTATCACTGCTCCCAGTGCGGCAAGAGTTTCGCTTACCAGCGTACGTTCCGACGGCACCAGCGCGTTCACACCGGACAGAAGCCGTACTGCTGCtcgcagtgtgggaagagtttttcAGAGATGGGGAATTTCCaaaaacaccagcgcattcacaccggCGAGAAGCCGTACCACTGCTCAGAGTGCGGGAAGAAGTTTGCCCAACTGGGAGGTTTCCAacgacaccagcgcattcacacgggagagaagccgtatcgtTGCTCCGAATGCGGGATGAGTTTCGCTTATCAGAGTACCTTGCAGCGACACCAGAGcgttcacacgggagagaagctGTATTCCTGCTCGCAGTGCGGGAAGAGTTTCAATTACCTAGAAGGCTTCCAGATTCATCAGCGCAtccacacgggagagaagccaTACCAGTGCTCCcagtgcgggaagagttttacttgcaAGTCTAATCTCCgacaacaccagcgcattcacacgggagagaagccaTACCAGTGCTCCcagtgcgggaagagttttacttgcaGGTCTAACCTTCGACAACACCAGCGCGTTCACACAAAAGAGGGAAGCCACACAGCAACTTAG
- the LOC128601715 gene encoding zinc finger protein 883-like isoform X2, producing MPRTQAHDPAHSQVEDVPTRTSGETSNFEQNELLDDEFGSDESGRCLKEESLELNSEDDDGDGNDLDRLNIICIKEEDPEDDDYLYCEVCKCFFVNKCEVHGPALFVPDAPVPMGVAERARRTLPPGLEIRKSDVPDAGLGVFNKGETVPVGAHFGPYQGDPVDREEAMNSGYSWVIYKDRQREEYVDATNEIHANWMRYVNCACTDEDQNLMAFQYQGGIFYRCCRPIKPGQELLVGYEEEYAKDLSPAFEYLWNKKCSTNEMNGILLQAFSCSLCALSYTSLFHFHKHIKRCHYEEYVRLANSGEITYEKLNLMPTDSSSSHQSGADSSSMLGVTTSSSQTQIKTHRCSECGESFVQESDLELHRHVHTGKKTKSYECSHCGRSFTQVSHLRAHKRIHTGERPYRCSECGKSFIQRSNLRTHLRIHTGEKPYRCSECGRGFTHQSNLNTHQRIHTGERPFHCLLCGKTFAQQSALRLHQRVHTGEKPYRCSECGKRFVQLAGLQKHQSIHKRERPYHCLQCGISFTHRTHLQEHERIHIGERPYHCAQCGKSFSHQRNLHQHQLIHTKEKLYHCSQCGKSFSFQHRLQRHLRIHTGERPYQCLQCGKSFSSQHKLQVHQRVHTGEKPYSCSQCEKNFTSASSLKIHQRIHTGEKPYHCSQCGKSFTCRTNLRQHQRIHTGEKPYDCSKCAKSFTCKSNLRQHQRVHAKERSRTLKTQEQET from the exons GTTGAAGATGTGCCGACTCGTACGAGCGGAGAGACGTCAAACTTCGAACAGAACGAACTTCTCGACGACGAGTTTGGATCCGACGAGTCTG GACGCTGCTTGAAGGAAGAGTCTTTGGAGCTGAACAGCGAGGATGATGACGGTGATGGAAACGATCTCGACAGACTGAACATCATCTGCATTAAGGAGGAAGATCCCGAAGATGACGACTACCTAT ACTGCGAGGTTTGCAAATGCTTTTTCGTCAACAAGTGCGAGGTTCACGGTCCCGCTCTGTTCGTTCCTGACGCTCCGGTTCCCATGGGGGTGGCGGAGCGTGCCAGACGAACCCTTCCGCCTGGACTTGAGATTCGGAAGTCCGACGTTCCCGATGCCGGCCTGGGGGTGTTTAATAAGGGAGAGACGGTTCCAGTTGGAGCACACTTCGGACCCTACCAGGGAGATCCGGTAGACCGAGAGGAAGCGATGAACAGTGGTTATTCATGGGTG ATATACAAGGACAGGCAGCGTGAGGAATATGTAGACGCTACGAATGAGATTCATGCTAACTGGATGAG GTACGTGAATTGCGCTTGTACTGATGAGGATCAGAATCTCATGGCATTTCAGTACCAAGGAGGGATTTTCTACCGCTGCTGTCGACCCATCAAACCAGGACAGGAGCTTCTAGTTGGCTACGAAGAGGAATATGCCAAAGATCTCAGTCCTGCATTCGAATACCTTTGGAACAAAAAGTGTTCCACAAATG AAATGAATGGCATCCTGTTGCAAGCCTTCTCCTGCTCCTTGTGTGCACTTTCCTATACATCTTTAtttcacttccacaaacatatCAAGAGATGCCACTACGAGGAGTATGTGAGACTGGCGAATTCAGGAGAGATTACCTATGAGAAATTAAATCTGATGCCTACCGACAGCTCGAGTAGTCATCAGTCTGGAGCTGACTCCTCTAGTATGTTGGGCGTTACAACCTCTAGCAGTCAAACGCAGATAAAAACTCACCGCTGCTCAGAATGTGGCGAGAGTTTTGTTCAAGAGAGCGATCTCGAACTGCACCGGCACGTTCACACGGGAAAGAAGACCAAGTCGTACGAGTGCTCGCATTGCGGCAGGAGTTTCACTCAAGTGAGCCATCTCCGAGCACacaagcgcattcacacaggagagaggccGTACCGCTGCTCGGAGTGCGGAAAGAGTTTTATTCAGAGGAGTAACCTCCGAACACACCTGCGcatccacacaggagagaagccgtatcgctgctcagagtgtgggcgGGGTTTTACCCACCAGAGCAATCTTAACAcgcaccagcgcattcacacgggagagagACCGTTTCATTGTTTGCTGTGCGGGAAGACCTTTGCGCAGCAGAGCGCTCTCCGGCTACACCAGCGTGtccacacgggagagaagccgtatcgctgctcagagtgtgggaagagatTTGTCCAACTGGCGGGTTTGCAGAAACACCAGTCTATTCACAAAAGAGAGCGGCCTTATCACTGCTTACAGTGTGGGATCAGTTTCACTCACCGGACCCATCTCCAAGAACACGAGCGCATTCACATCGGAGAGCGGCCGTACCACTGCGCCCAGTGCGGGAAGAGTTTCTCTCACCAGCGGAATTTGCACCAGCACCAGCTCATCCACACAAAAGAGAAGCTGTACCACTGCTCACAGTGCGGGAAGAGTTTCTCTTTCCAGCACAGGTTGCAGCGGCACCTTcgcattcacacgggagagCGGCCGTACCAGTGCTTGcagtgcgggaagagttttTCTTCCCAGCACAAATTGCAAGTACACCAGCGcgttcacacgggagagaagccgtattcTTGTTCACAGTGCGAGAAGAATTTCACGAGCGCCAGCAGCCTCAAGATACACCAGCGcatccacacaggagagaagccatacCATTGCtcccagtgtgggaagagttttacttgccgGACCAACCTCCGACagcaccagcgcattcacacaggagagaagccgtacgACTGCTCGAAGTGCGCGAAGAGTTTTACTTGCAAGTCCAATCTCCGACAACACCAACGCGTTCACGCGAAAGAGAGAAGCCGGACGTTGAAGACGCAAGAGCAAGAAACCTGA